The following proteins are co-located in the Siansivirga zeaxanthinifaciens CC-SAMT-1 genome:
- a CDS encoding single-stranded DNA-binding protein gives MAGTLNKVMLIGHLGDEVKMHYFEGGGCVGRFPLATNETYVSKQTNERVTNTEWHNIVVRNKGAEICEKYLSKGDKVYIEGRLKTRKWQDEGGNERYSTEIQCTDFTFLSTKKESEANASNAAASPVSKPETKPEATKAPVIEDDEDDLPF, from the coding sequence ATGGCAGGAACATTAAATAAAGTGATGCTTATCGGGCACTTAGGCGATGAAGTGAAAATGCACTATTTTGAAGGTGGTGGCTGCGTTGGGCGTTTTCCTTTGGCAACAAACGAAACCTATGTAAGTAAGCAAACGAACGAACGTGTTACCAATACCGAATGGCATAATATAGTAGTAAGAAATAAAGGTGCCGAAATTTGTGAAAAATATCTTAGCAAAGGCGATAAGGTGTATATTGAAGGTCGTCTAAAAACAAGAAAATGGCAAGATGAAGGCGGAAACGAGCGTTATTCTACAGAAATTCAATGTACAGATTTTACATTTTTATCAACTAAAAAAGAAAGCGAAGCCAATGCTTCAAATGCTGCAGCATCTCCGGTTTCTAAACCCGAAACCAAACCAGAGGCCACAAAAGCACCTGTAATAGAAGACGATGAAGATGATCTTCCGTTTTAA
- the mutY gene encoding A/G-specific adenine glycosylase yields the protein MNFSKTLKTWYSVNKRDLPWRQTTNPYHIWLSEIILQQTQVKQGMPYYEAFLAEFPSVFHLAKASENDVLKLWQGLGYYSRARNLHATAKYVANELQGVFPNTYKELLKLKGIGDYTASAIASICFNEAAAVVDGNVYRVLSRYFGIDTAINSTKGNKEFKLLAQELIDKNDPAIFNQAIMEFGATQCKPQSPDCSLCPFNASCFAFNNNKVASFPLKIKAAKAKKKYFNFLVIESKNEQTLLEKREGKGIWENLYQFPLVETNKDMDFDDFNEIVKNVDLLKNIDYHLSLFNSEAIVHKLSHQHLYSKFWIVKTDASLPNTIAIETVKEYPVPILIGNFIESFYF from the coding sequence ATGAATTTTTCAAAAACATTAAAAACTTGGTATTCAGTTAATAAGCGCGATCTTCCTTGGAGGCAAACTACCAATCCATATCATATATGGTTGTCTGAAATTATATTACAGCAAACACAAGTTAAGCAAGGAATGCCATATTACGAGGCTTTTTTGGCCGAATTTCCGTCAGTTTTTCATTTAGCTAAGGCTTCAGAAAACGATGTTTTAAAATTATGGCAGGGACTGGGTTATTATTCCAGAGCACGAAATTTACATGCAACCGCAAAGTATGTTGCAAACGAATTGCAAGGCGTTTTTCCAAATACATATAAGGAGTTATTAAAATTAAAGGGTATTGGCGATTATACTGCCAGTGCCATAGCATCTATTTGTTTTAATGAAGCAGCTGCGGTTGTCGATGGAAATGTGTATCGGGTTTTATCCAGATATTTTGGAATCGATACGGCTATTAACTCTACTAAGGGTAACAAAGAATTTAAGCTTTTAGCTCAAGAACTTATTGATAAAAATGACCCGGCTATTTTTAATCAGGCTATAATGGAGTTTGGAGCAACTCAATGTAAGCCTCAAAGTCCAGATTGTTCTCTGTGTCCTTTTAATGCCAGTTGTTTTGCATTTAACAATAATAAAGTGGCTAGTTTTCCATTAAAAATTAAAGCAGCCAAGGCCAAGAAGAAGTATTTCAATTTTCTGGTTATTGAATCTAAAAACGAGCAAACTTTGTTAGAAAAACGAGAAGGTAAAGGCATTTGGGAAAATTTATACCAATTCCCTCTGGTGGAAACCAATAAGGATATGGATTTTGATGATTTTAATGAAATTGTAAAAAATGTCGATTTGCTTAAGAATATCGATTATCATTTATCTCTTTTTAATTCTGAAGCTATCGTTCATAAATTATCACACCAACATTTATACTCTAAATTCTGGATTGTAAAAACCGATGCATCATTGCCAAATACCATTGCTATTGAAACCGTAAAAGAATATCCTGTTCCTATTTTAATAGGTAATTTTATCGAATCGTTTTATTTTTAA
- a CDS encoding HU family DNA-binding protein translates to MTKADIVAKISEKLGIEKGDVQATVETFMEEVKTSLENGDNVYLRGFGSFIIKTRAEKTGRNISKNTTIKIPAHNIPAFKPAKVFVEGVKTNVDVN, encoded by the coding sequence ATGACGAAGGCTGATATAGTAGCAAAAATTTCTGAGAAATTAGGGATTGAAAAAGGTGATGTTCAAGCAACAGTTGAAACTTTTATGGAAGAAGTAAAAACCTCATTAGAAAATGGTGACAATGTTTACTTAAGAGGTTTTGGAAGTTTCATAATAAAAACAAGAGCAGAAAAAACTGGTAGAAACATTTCTAAAAACACAACTATTAAAATACCTGCTCACAATATTCCTGCATTTAAGCCTGCAAAAGTATTTGTTGAAGGCGTTAAAACAAATGTAGACGTTAATTAA
- a CDS encoding Rne/Rng family ribonuclease, with protein MDKELIIRSSSDDVDFALLKDGKLIELQKDEGGNNFSVGDVFIAKIRKAVPGLNAAFVNVGYEKDAFLHYHDLGPKLPSLLKFTKSVSTGKLKDFSLKNFPFEKDIDKDGKISDVLKSNQSLLVQIVKEPISTKGPRISSELSIAGRYIVLVPFSSRISISQKIEDKEEKDRLKRLVKSITPPGFGIIVRTVAEGKKVAELDKDLQNLLSRWTAMCKKLHKAHHPSKVLGEMNKASSILRDLFNDTFTSIHVDDEELYIQIKDYVHEIAPNKESIVKLYQSNVPIFEKFGIERQIKTSFGKTVSMAKGAYLVIEHTEALHVIDVNSGNRSNKANNQEDTALEVNLIAATEIARQLSLRDMGGIIVVDFIDMTSAENRQKLFNHFRDEMKNDRAKHKILPPSKFGLIQITRQRVRPEMNIKTREENPDEIINGSEVEAPIGIVSKITHDLEQLFKKDYKKLTLNTHPFIAAFLTKGFPSTRSKWFLEHKKWVKILPRDAYTYLEYHFFDKDGNQIK; from the coding sequence ATGGATAAAGAATTGATCATTAGATCTAGTTCCGATGATGTTGATTTTGCCTTATTAAAAGATGGAAAACTTATTGAATTACAGAAAGACGAAGGTGGTAATAACTTTTCGGTTGGTGATGTGTTTATAGCCAAAATACGAAAAGCTGTTCCTGGACTAAATGCCGCATTTGTAAATGTAGGCTACGAAAAAGATGCATTTTTGCATTATCACGACTTAGGTCCTAAACTTCCTTCCCTTTTAAAATTCACAAAAAGTGTAAGCACAGGTAAACTAAAAGATTTCTCTTTAAAAAATTTCCCATTTGAAAAAGATATTGATAAAGACGGTAAAATTTCCGATGTCTTAAAATCAAATCAATCGCTATTAGTACAAATAGTAAAAGAACCCATATCAACCAAAGGCCCTAGAATTAGCTCCGAGCTCTCTATTGCTGGTCGATATATTGTTTTAGTACCTTTTTCTAGTCGTATTTCTATTTCACAAAAAATAGAAGACAAAGAAGAAAAAGACCGTCTAAAACGATTGGTAAAAAGCATAACGCCTCCAGGTTTTGGTATTATAGTCCGTACAGTAGCAGAAGGCAAAAAAGTAGCTGAACTAGATAAAGATTTACAAAATTTGCTTAGTCGTTGGACGGCAATGTGTAAAAAGCTACATAAAGCACATCATCCTAGTAAAGTACTAGGAGAAATGAATAAAGCCTCATCTATTTTGCGTGATCTATTTAACGATACTTTCACTAGTATTCATGTAGATGATGAAGAGCTTTACATTCAAATTAAAGATTACGTGCATGAAATTGCACCTAACAAAGAATCTATAGTTAAATTGTATCAATCTAATGTTCCTATTTTTGAAAAATTTGGAATAGAACGACAAATTAAAACCTCGTTTGGTAAAACCGTTTCCATGGCAAAAGGTGCTTATCTAGTAATAGAACACACCGAAGCCCTGCATGTAATAGACGTAAACAGCGGAAACCGGTCTAACAAAGCCAACAACCAAGAGGATACTGCATTAGAAGTTAATTTAATAGCAGCTACCGAAATTGCCCGACAATTAAGTTTACGAGATATGGGAGGCATTATTGTAGTCGATTTTATTGACATGACCAGCGCAGAAAACAGGCAGAAGCTATTCAATCATTTTAGAGATGAAATGAAAAACGACCGAGCTAAACACAAGATACTGCCGCCAAGTAAATTTGGCTTGATACAAATTACAAGACAACGTGTACGTCCAGAAATGAATATTAAAACGCGCGAGGAAAACCCCGACGAAATCATTAATGGTTCTGAAGTTGAGGCACCCATAGGAATAGTGTCTAAAATAACACACGATCTTGAACAACTATTTAAAAAAGACTATAAAAAGCTGACCTTAAACACACATCCTTTTATAGCAGCCTTTTTAACAAAAGGTTTTCCATCTACACGTTCTAAATGGTTTTTAGAACATAAAAAATGGGTTAAAATTTTACCAAGAGATGCTTACACATATTTAGAATACCACTTTTTCGATAAAGACGGTAATCAAATTAAATAA
- a CDS encoding HYR domain-containing protein, whose product MAIKYGITLDQSVSSYVNSAGNPVWDNTTYWNDVFGIGKDDVSGLNQSQSNSINTGSGDGTGQTGKGNIVISNPSSLEDGDFLMIGHDNGALVEQSTDLPTSLSCFSRLGREWKANHTNDVGTVDLSLDINGLTVGGTLKEDFRLAIDQDGDGNFTTGTVTVITPNSLTSGVLLFQGVTLNSGAVFTFVTGPETISPTITCVSDLTQPSDAGNCSAVVNNIAPTASDNCAVTTQTWTLTGATIKNSATTGINDASGETFNLGVTTVTYTVSDAAGNTNTCSFDVTITDTELPTIATVGAVTVPADAGVCTYSTSQLPPPSTDDNCGVASVVVSPSSLALGAHTVTWTVTDNSGNTATTTETVTVVDTELPTIATVGAVTVPADAGVCTYSTSQLPPPSTDDNCGVASVVGIPSTLNAGSNTVTWIVVDDSGNQNRSIQTVIVVENELPTISNLGPITVNSDPGVCTYASSQLTPPTTNDNCGVASVVASPSSLVLGDNLVTWTVTDNAGNVANSLQTVTVVDNERPTIVIAGPVTVSSDPGVCTYASSQLTPPTTNDNCGVASVVVSPSSLAIGNNTVTWTVTDDSGNTATATQIVTVEDTENPTIASVGSVTVNVDAGLCTYDTSQLPPPAADDNCGVLFVISDKTTLNVGVNTLTWYAFDFELNFSSTTQTVIVVENEAPTIATLGPITVSSDLGVCTYDSSQLPPPATSDNCGVASVVASPSTLVLGPNTVTWTVTDNAGNIANSIQTVTVEDNQAPTIATVSAVTVSADAGVCTYNTSQLPPPATSDNCGVASVVASPSTLVLGSNTVTWTVTDNAGNIKTTIQGVTVQDNEAPTFTSVSAITVSADAGVCTYASSQLTPPSVTDNCGVAGILRNPGVLSVGINTVTWTAIDDSGNQKSIIQTVTVEDNEDPTIASASNITVSSDAGTCTYASSQLTPPTVNDNCGVASVVASPSTLVLGPNTVTWTVTDNAGNTASTTQTVTVEDNEDPTIAAASNITVSSDAGTCTYASAQLTPPTVNDNCGVASVVASPSTIVLGPNTVTWTVTDNAGNTASTTQTVTVEDNEDPTIASASNITVSSDAGTCTYASSQLTPPTVNDNCGVASVVASPSSLALGANTVTWTVTDNAGNTASTTQTVTVEDNEDPTIAAASNITVSSDAGTCTYASAQLTPPTVNDNCGVASVVASPSSLALGANTVTWTVTDNAGNTASTTQTVTVEDNQLPTVSCPANQTVVADVSGFYTLPDYFGTGAGSATDTCSGTIAVYSQSPTVGTQLGIGVYTITLTAEDASGNIGSCDFELTVSAPLGLEDLNRDIKTIQLYPNPSSNLVYLSNPSRINLQEVSIYDVTGRLIETIKLKSEEKQEVIDMSHWDSAMYLFVIKSDLGQVTKSVVKE is encoded by the coding sequence AAATCAATCGCAGTCTAACAGTATCAATACAGGTTCTGGAGATGGCACTGGCCAAACTGGAAAAGGAAATATTGTAATAAGCAATCCGTCATCTTTAGAAGATGGCGACTTTTTAATGATTGGTCATGACAATGGAGCATTAGTGGAACAATCTACAGACTTGCCAACGTCCTTAAGCTGTTTTTCAAGATTAGGAAGAGAATGGAAAGCAAACCATACAAATGATGTTGGAACAGTAGACTTGAGTTTAGATATTAATGGACTAACAGTAGGAGGTACCCTGAAAGAAGATTTTAGATTAGCTATCGATCAAGATGGTGACGGCAATTTTACAACGGGTACCGTAACTGTAATTACTCCAAACAGTTTAACATCTGGAGTACTGTTGTTTCAAGGTGTTACATTAAATTCTGGGGCTGTATTTACATTTGTTACAGGACCAGAGACTATTAGCCCAACCATAACATGTGTATCAGACCTAACACAACCAAGCGATGCCGGAAACTGTTCTGCAGTAGTTAATAATATAGCTCCAACAGCCAGTGATAATTGTGCAGTAACCACCCAAACTTGGACCTTAACAGGCGCTACTATAAAAAATAGTGCGACTACAGGAATAAATGATGCCAGTGGAGAGACTTTTAATCTGGGTGTTACAACAGTAACTTATACTGTAAGTGATGCAGCAGGAAACACAAATACCTGTAGTTTTGATGTTACCATAACCGACACTGAATTACCAACGATAGCCACTGTAGGAGCAGTTACTGTACCAGCCGATGCTGGTGTTTGTACGTACTCAACCAGTCAATTACCACCACCGTCAACCGATGATAATTGTGGAGTAGCGAGTGTTGTAGTGAGTCCGTCAAGTTTAGCTTTAGGAGCTCATACCGTGACTTGGACTGTAACCGATAATTCTGGTAATACAGCAACGACAACCGAAACAGTTACTGTAGTAGACACTGAATTACCAACGATAGCCACTGTGGGCGCAGTTACTGTACCAGCCGATGCCGGTGTTTGTACGTACTCAACCAGTCAATTACCACCACCATCAACCGATGATAATTGTGGAGTTGCATCAGTGGTAGGAATTCCATCGACATTAAATGCAGGTTCGAATACCGTTACCTGGATAGTTGTTGATGATTCTGGAAATCAAAACAGATCAATTCAAACAGTAATTGTAGTAGAGAATGAGCTACCAACCATATCCAATTTAGGGCCAATAACAGTGAATTCCGACCCCGGCGTTTGTACGTATGCAAGTTCACAGTTAACACCGCCAACAACGAATGATAATTGTGGTGTAGCAAGTGTAGTGGCGAGTCCATCGAGTTTGGTTTTAGGAGATAATTTAGTGACTTGGACAGTTACAGACAATGCAGGAAATGTAGCAAACTCACTTCAAACAGTTACAGTTGTAGATAATGAACGTCCAACGATAGTTATTGCAGGTCCTGTTACTGTAAGTTCCGACCCAGGTGTTTGTACGTATGCAAGTTCACAGTTAACACCACCAACAACCAACGATAATTGTGGTGTGGCGAGTGTTGTGGTAAGTCCATCGAGTTTAGCTATAGGAAATAATACAGTGACTTGGACCGTAACCGATGATTCAGGTAATACAGCAACCGCAACACAAATAGTTACAGTAGAAGATACAGAAAATCCAACCATCGCTTCAGTTGGTTCTGTTACTGTAAATGTAGATGCGGGCTTATGTACCTATGATACGAGTCAATTACCACCACCTGCAGCCGATGATAATTGTGGTGTTTTGTTTGTAATTTCAGATAAAACGACTCTAAATGTTGGAGTTAATACGTTAACATGGTATGCTTTTGATTTTGAACTTAATTTTAGCTCAACAACTCAAACGGTTATTGTAGTAGAAAACGAAGCGCCAACCATTGCGACATTAGGTCCAATAACAGTAAGCTCAGATCTTGGAGTTTGTACTTACGATAGTTCTCAATTACCACCACCAGCAACCAGTGATAATTGTGGCGTGGCAAGTGTGGTAGCGAGTCCATCAACTTTAGTTTTAGGACCCAATACAGTAACATGGACAGTTACAGATAACGCAGGAAACATAGCAAACTCCATTCAAACAGTTACAGTAGAAGATAACCAAGCGCCAACCATCGCAACGGTTAGTGCCGTTACAGTATCTGCCGATGCCGGTGTTTGTACTTATAATACGAGTCAATTACCACCACCAGCAACCAGTGATAATTGTGGTGTGGCAAGTGTTGTGGCGAGTCCATCAACTTTAGTGTTAGGTTCAAATACGGTTACATGGACAGTAACAGACAATGCTGGAAATATAAAAACGACAATACAAGGCGTCACTGTTCAAGATAACGAAGCGCCAACATTCACCTCTGTTAGTGCAATTACAGTAAGTGCCGATGCTGGAGTTTGTACCTATGCAAGTTCTCAGTTAACACCGCCATCAGTGACTGATAATTGTGGTGTCGCAGGGATACTTCGAAATCCTGGAGTTTTATCTGTAGGTATTAATACCGTAACATGGACAGCAATAGATGATTCAGGAAATCAAAAAAGCATTATTCAAACAGTTACTGTAGAAGATAATGAAGATCCAACCATTGCTTCGGCAAGTAATATAACCGTAAGCTCAGATGCTGGAACATGTACTTATGCAAGCTCACAGTTAACACCACCAACAGTGAATGATAATTGTGGCGTAGCAAGTGTGGTAGCGAGTCCATCAACTTTAGTTTTAGGACCAAATACAGTTACATGGACAGTAACCGATAATGCAGGGAATACAGCAAGCACAACCCAAACAGTTACTGTAGAAGATAATGAAGACCCAACCATCGCTGCGGCAAGTAATATAACGGTAAGCTCAGATGCTGGCACATGTACTTATGCAAGTGCACAGTTAACACCACCAACGGTGAATGATAATTGTGGCGTGGCAAGTGTGGTAGCGAGTCCATCAACTATAGTTTTAGGACCAAATACAGTTACATGGACAGTAACCGATAATGCAGGTAATACAGCAAGCACAACCCAAACAGTTACTGTAGAAGATAACGAAGACCCAACCATCGCTTCGGCAAGTAATATAACGGTAAGCTCAGATGCTGGCACATGTACGTATGCAAGTTCACAGTTAACACCACCAACAGTGAATGATAATTGTGGCGTAGCGAGTGTTGTAGCAAGCCCATCGAGTTTAGCTTTAGGTGCTAATACAGTTACATGGACAGTAACCGATAATGCAGGCAATACAGCAAGCACAACCCAAACAGTTACCGTAGAAGATAACGAAGATCCAACCATCGCTGCGGCAAGTAATATAACGGTAAGTTCTGATGCTGGCACATGTACTTATGCAAGTGCACAGTTAACACCACCAACGGTGAATGATAATTGTGGCGTAGCGAGTGTTGTAGCAAGCCCATCGAGTTTAGCTTTAGGTGCTAATACAGTTACATGGACAGTAACCGACAATGCAGGTAATACAGCAAGCACAACCCAAACAGTTACTGTAGAAGATAATCAATTACCAACAGTAAGCTGCCCTGCAAACCAAACTGTAGTAGCTGATGTAAGTGGTTTTTATACACTACCTGATTATTTTGGTACAGGAGCAGGTTCTGCAACCGATACTTGTTCGGGAACGATAGCTGTTTACAGTCAATCTCCGACTGTAGGAACACAACTTGGTATTGGTGTGTATACAATTACTTTAACAGCAGAAGATGCTAGTGGAAATATTGGTAGCTGTGATTTTGAATTAACGGTTAGTGCGCCATTAGGTTTAGAAGATTTGAATCGAGATATAAAAACGATTCAGTTGTATCCAAACCCATCAAGTAATTTAGTTTATTTAAGTAATCCATCAAGAATCAATTTGCAAGAGGTTTCTATTTACGATGTTACTGGTAGGCTTATAGAAACCATTAAGCTTAAATCTGAAGAAAAACAAGAAGTTATAGATATGTCTCATTGGGACAGTGCGATGTATCTTTTTGTGATAAAAAGTGATTTAGGACAGGTTACTAAATCTGTAGTTAAAGAATAA